A stretch of the Fusobacterium varium genome encodes the following:
- a CDS encoding putative ABC transporter permease protein, with protein MSDQRIVFQEDDFKLAHHKDLYIDKVYENHSFWRDFFIRLKANKGAMIGLGCISIIILLSIIAPMLSKFQINGNNLAHQSLPPKVPFLQNLGVADGYMRGKDIYAVKKIKDVFYFFGTDTMGRDIWLRTWSGTRISLLVAGAAIIIDMVVGMTYGLISGYFGGKVDMVMQRIIEILNSIPTLVIATLMLVILKPGIIPILFVLVLTGWIGMSRIARAQMLKLKEQEFVLASKTLGASDMHIIFKDILPNIFGQLIIMSMFSIPNAIFMETTLSFVGLGIPAPNVSLGVMISDGFKSFMISPYMTIIPAMILAILMLSFNLLADGLKDAFDPKMKEM; from the coding sequence ATGAGTGATCAAAGAATAGTTTTTCAGGAGGATGATTTTAAGCTTGCTCATCATAAAGACCTCTATATAGACAAGGTCTATGAAAACCATTCTTTCTGGAGGGATTTTTTTATACGTTTAAAAGCCAACAAAGGAGCAATGATTGGACTTGGATGTATAAGTATAATAATTCTATTGTCAATAATAGCTCCAATGCTATCTAAATTTCAGATAAATGGAAATAATCTTGCTCATCAGAGCCTGCCTCCAAAAGTCCCATTTCTTCAAAATTTAGGAGTAGCAGATGGATATATGAGAGGGAAGGATATATATGCTGTAAAAAAGATAAAAGATGTATTTTATTTTTTTGGAACTGACACAATGGGAAGGGATATATGGCTGAGAACCTGGAGTGGAACTCGTATTTCACTATTAGTAGCAGGAGCAGCTATTATTATAGATATGGTAGTTGGAATGACATATGGACTTATCTCTGGGTACTTTGGAGGAAAAGTAGATATGGTTATGCAGCGTATTATTGAGATACTCAATTCTATTCCTACATTAGTAATAGCAACACTGATGCTGGTAATTTTAAAACCAGGAATTATACCAATTTTATTTGTTTTGGTATTGACAGGATGGATAGGGATGAGCCGTATTGCTCGTGCTCAGATGCTTAAACTGAAAGAACAGGAGTTTGTTCTTGCTTCAAAAACATTAGGTGCCTCAGATATGCATATAATTTTTAAGGACATTTTACCAAATATATTTGGACAGCTTATTATTATGTCAATGTTTTCAATACCTAATGCGATATTTATGGAAACAACGCTTTCTTTTGTAGGCTTGGGAATTCCAGCTCCAAATGTATCATTGGGAGTAATGATATCAGATGGATTTAAGTCATTTATGATATCTCCATATATGACTATTATTCCTGCTATGATATTAGCTATTCTTATGCTGAGTTTTAATTTACTGGCTGACGGATTAAAAGATGCTTTTGATCCTAAAATGAAAGAGATGTAG
- a CDS encoding 3-deoxy-7-phosphoheptulonate synthase, with protein sequence MYIKTKKNIGEHEKEKIIEFLKNNGLGIIITEDEEILKIGIMGNKKNVDLDVLLSFDGVDEVVPIGKSYKFVSREFQKEDTVINVKGRKIGGGNFMLMAGPCAVESRKSIFKIAERVKKYGAQALRGGAFKPRTSPYDFQGLGEEGLKYMREAADKYDLLVVTEVMDTQDISLISEYADILQVGARNMQNFSLLKMLGKCRKPILLKRGLSATMRDLLMAAEYIVAYGNKEIILCERGIRTFETITRNTVDINAIPLIKEKSHLPIIIDASHGTGRRNLVEPVTLAGVIAGADGAMVEVHENPECAVSDGVQSLNFDGFEKLTENLKKILEVKKNLV encoded by the coding sequence ATGTACATAAAAACAAAAAAAAATATTGGTGAACATGAAAAAGAGAAAATAATAGAATTTCTTAAAAATAATGGTTTGGGAATAATTATAACAGAAGATGAAGAAATACTCAAAATAGGTATAATGGGAAATAAAAAAAATGTAGATTTAGATGTACTTCTGTCTTTTGATGGAGTAGATGAAGTGGTTCCTATTGGAAAAAGTTATAAATTTGTGAGCAGAGAATTCCAAAAAGAAGATACTGTAATAAATGTAAAAGGAAGAAAAATAGGTGGAGGCAATTTTATGCTTATGGCAGGACCTTGTGCCGTGGAAAGCAGAAAATCTATATTCAAAATAGCTGAAAGAGTAAAGAAATATGGTGCTCAAGCACTGCGAGGAGGAGCTTTTAAACCAAGAACATCTCCATATGATTTTCAAGGTTTAGGAGAAGAAGGGCTTAAATATATGAGAGAAGCAGCAGATAAATATGATCTTCTAGTGGTAACAGAAGTGATGGATACTCAAGATATATCTCTTATATCTGAATATGCTGATATACTTCAAGTTGGAGCAAGAAATATGCAGAATTTCAGTTTGCTTAAAATGCTGGGAAAATGTAGAAAGCCTATACTTTTAAAGAGAGGGCTTAGTGCAACAATGAGGGATCTTTTGATGGCAGCTGAATATATAGTTGCATATGGAAATAAGGAAATAATATTGTGTGAAAGAGGAATAAGAACTTTTGAAACAATAACTAGAAATACTGTAGATATAAATGCCATTCCATTGATAAAAGAAAAATCACATCTTCCAATAATAATAGATGCAAGTCATGGAACTGGAAGGAGAAATCTTGTAGAACCTGTAACCTTGGCAGGAGTAATTGCTGGAGCAGATGGAGCAATGGTAGAAGTACATGAAAATCCAGAATGTGCAGTTTCTGATGGAGTTCAGTCATTGAATTTTGATGGATTTGAAAAATTAACTGAAAATTTAAAAAAGATTTTAGAAGTGAAGAAAAATCTTGTATAA
- a CDS encoding putative N-acetyltransferase: protein MQFKIRDFRKEDMEFIIEKHWNIYSNEYGYTKRSFYNYVEKTVMDFLAETKWERENIWIAEAEGKPIGAIALITPESDKPCKGQLRWFIVDKEYRKYGVGRALMDKFFEFAVKWEYKNIFLWTASNLDRALSFYNHQGFHETERFKETEWCDEPIYEIKLEKNL, encoded by the coding sequence ATGCAATTTAAAATTAGAGATTTTAGAAAAGAAGATATGGAATTTATTATTGAAAAACACTGGAATATATATTCTAATGAATATGGATATACTAAAAGAAGTTTTTATAATTATGTAGAAAAAACTGTAATGGATTTTTTAGCAGAGACAAAATGGGAAAGAGAAAATATCTGGATTGCAGAAGCAGAAGGAAAACCTATTGGAGCTATAGCTTTAATCACTCCAGAGTCAGATAAACCTTGCAAAGGACAGCTGCGTTGGTTTATTGTGGATAAAGAATATAGAAAATATGGTGTAGGAAGAGCATTAATGGATAAATTTTTTGAGTTTGCTGTAAAATGGGAATATAAAAATATTTTTCTGTGGACAGCAAGTAATTTAGACAGAGCACTATCATTTTATAACCATCAAGGTTTTCATGAAACAGAAAGATTTAAGGAAACTGAATGGTGTGATGAACCAATTTATGAAATTAAACTGGAAAAAAATTTATAA
- a CDS encoding putative magnesium chelatase: MTFPFVAVEGQERIKKALLLNIVNKKIGGVLINGEKGTAKSTLVRGLGELFSEIKVINLPLNITEDNLVGSIDIEKTMKSGKKIFQEGLLKKCHGNILYVDEINLLGDSIVSSVLEVASREMNYVERDGVSFSHECRFVLIGTMNPEEGDLRPQLLDKFGLYVNAVGTCDVLERVRIVKKRLEYENSPIEFCKKYVEEEEILKEKVNHARERVEKIKVSEQIMNIAVKIVEEANTIGNRAEIILVETAKALAALDGRSYLNIDDLKEAAIFVLPHRTNQKQESTPQNKENELEDNNHENEQEDNGSKENNLPDEEQKKETSEESGKENKEKNDSETSENSDKNEEKKKNNENTESEEEFGIGEIFKVKDILIDTIHDTKKRAGTGKRCKTKSGSLQGRYIKSTLPKGKITDFAFDATIRAAAPYQPKNKENNLMISIKKEHIRVKVREKRTGASILFVVDSSGSMGVKKRMEAVKGAIMSLLKDAYEKRDKVGMVSFRRDRAEELLPITRSIDLAQKKLEKLTTGGKTPLAEGIAKAYTIMKNEIRKDKEIVPLIVFLSDGKGNFSVSGKDPVKESIEMAEKIKNDGIRVIVIDTEEGFIKLEMAKTLSDAMKADYYKLENLKSEDVLKLIKDNI, translated from the coding sequence ATGACATTTCCTTTTGTAGCAGTTGAAGGACAGGAAAGAATAAAAAAAGCTCTTCTTCTAAATATAGTAAATAAAAAAATAGGAGGAGTGCTGATAAATGGAGAGAAAGGAACAGCAAAATCTACATTGGTTAGAGGATTAGGAGAATTATTTTCTGAAATAAAAGTGATAAATCTCCCTTTAAATATAACAGAGGATAATCTGGTAGGAAGTATAGATATAGAAAAAACTATGAAATCTGGAAAAAAAATATTTCAAGAGGGACTTTTAAAAAAATGTCATGGAAATATTTTATATGTAGATGAAATAAATCTATTAGGAGACAGTATAGTAAGCAGTGTATTAGAAGTAGCTTCACGCGAGATGAATTATGTAGAAAGAGATGGAGTAAGTTTTTCTCATGAATGTAGATTTGTTTTAATAGGAACAATGAATCCAGAAGAGGGAGATTTAAGGCCTCAATTATTAGATAAATTTGGTCTTTATGTAAATGCTGTTGGAACTTGTGATGTTTTGGAAAGAGTAAGAATAGTAAAGAAAAGATTGGAATATGAAAATAGTCCCATAGAATTCTGTAAAAAATATGTTGAAGAGGAAGAAATATTAAAAGAAAAAGTAAATCATGCCAGAGAAAGAGTAGAAAAGATAAAAGTTAGTGAACAGATAATGAATATAGCTGTTAAGATTGTAGAAGAAGCTAATACAATAGGTAATAGAGCTGAAATAATTCTTGTTGAAACAGCTAAAGCTTTGGCAGCATTAGATGGAAGAAGTTATCTAAATATAGATGATTTAAAAGAGGCAGCTATATTTGTTCTTCCTCATAGAACAAATCAAAAACAAGAAAGTACACCTCAAAATAAGGAAAATGAACTGGAAGATAATAATCATGAAAATGAACAAGAGGATAATGGATCAAAAGAAAATAATCTTCCAGATGAAGAACAGAAAAAAGAAACTTCTGAAGAGAGTGGAAAAGAAAATAAAGAAAAAAATGATTCTGAAACCTCTGAAAATTCAGATAAGAATGAAGAAAAAAAGAAAAATAATGAAAACACAGAATCTGAAGAAGAGTTTGGAATAGGAGAAATATTTAAAGTAAAGGATATACTTATAGATACTATACATGATACTAAAAAAAGAGCTGGAACAGGAAAGAGATGTAAAACTAAAAGCGGTTCTTTACAAGGAAGATATATAAAGAGTACTTTGCCAAAGGGAAAAATCACAGATTTTGCTTTTGATGCAACAATAAGAGCAGCAGCTCCATATCAGCCAAAGAATAAAGAAAATAATCTGATGATAAGCATAAAAAAAGAGCATATAAGAGTTAAGGTAAGAGAAAAAAGAACAGGAGCAAGCATTCTTTTTGTAGTGGATTCCAGTGGTTCTATGGGTGTTAAAAAAAGGATGGAAGCAGTAAAGGGAGCAATTATGTCTTTGTTAAAAGATGCCTATGAAAAAAGAGATAAAGTAGGAATGGTATCTTTCAGAAGAGATAGAGCAGAGGAATTGTTGCCTATTACCAGAAGTATAGATTTGGCACAGAAAAAATTGGAAAAACTAACAACAGGAGGAAAAACTCCATTAGCTGAAGGTATTGCAAAGGCATATACAATAATGAAAAATGAAATAAGAAAAGATAAAGAAATTGTTCCTTTAATAGTATTCTTATCTGATGGTAAAGGAAATTTTTCTGTTTCAGGAAAAGATCCAGTGAAAGAGAGTATCGAAATGGCTGAAAAAATAAAAAATGATGGAATAAGAGTCATAGTAATAGATACAGAAGAAGGTTTTATAAAACTTGAAATGGCAAAGACATTGAGTGATGCTATGAAAGCAGATTATTATAAACTTGAAAATCTAAAAAGCGAAGATGTGCTAAAGCTTATAAAAGATAATATATGA
- a CDS encoding putative ABC transporter permease protein, protein MIKYIIKRLAIAAVTLIVIIFILYLMLQLMPGTPFNDEKLTEAQMAIVKAKYGLDKPFFIQFFNYLKLMLQGDFGVSYSIQPNMPVSQMLDARLWTSIRIGLQAVIVGVILGLLLGITAALKKNTWIDTLSSLLAVIGVSIPSFVFALFFILLFAKRLNILPVLYNVHQPFISSIMPTIALSVFTVANIARFTRSEMAEVLGSEYMQLAQSKGLSKEILIFRHALRNTLIQVITVLAPLIVGLMTGSLVIEKMFSIPGIGQLLTMGIQVNDYNVIMACAFIYSLMYIVIMLAVDLLYGVIDPRIRLVKGGTNE, encoded by the coding sequence ATGATCAAATATATAATAAAACGTTTAGCTATTGCTGCTGTAACTCTTATTGTTATAATTTTCATATTATATTTAATGCTCCAGCTAATGCCTGGAACACCATTTAATGATGAAAAATTAACAGAAGCTCAAATGGCAATAGTAAAAGCAAAATATGGATTAGACAAACCATTTTTTATTCAATTTTTTAATTATCTTAAACTTATGCTGCAGGGAGATTTTGGAGTAAGTTATTCTATTCAGCCAAATATGCCTGTATCACAAATGCTTGATGCTCGCTTGTGGACATCTATTCGTATAGGGCTGCAGGCTGTTATAGTGGGAGTTATTTTAGGTTTATTGTTAGGAATAACAGCAGCATTAAAAAAGAATACATGGATAGATACATTATCTTCATTATTAGCAGTTATAGGAGTATCTATACCTTCATTTGTTTTTGCATTATTTTTTATTTTATTATTTGCTAAAAGATTAAATATACTTCCTGTATTATATAATGTTCATCAGCCGTTTATTTCAAGTATCATGCCAACTATAGCACTTTCAGTTTTTACTGTAGCAAATATAGCTCGTTTTACTCGAAGTGAAATGGCAGAAGTATTGGGAAGTGAGTATATGCAGCTGGCACAATCTAAAGGATTGAGCAAAGAAATACTGATATTTCGTCATGCTTTAAGAAATACTTTAATACAAGTGATAACAGTATTGGCACCTTTGATAGTAGGACTGATGACAGGATCATTGGTAATAGAAAAGATGTTCTCAATACCAGGAATTGGACAGTTATTAACAATGGGAATACAAGTAAATGATTATAATGTCATTATGGCATGTGCATTTATTTACAGTTTGATGTATATTGTTATAATGTTAGCAGTAGATTTATTGTATGGAGTAATAGATCCACGTATTAGATTGGTAAAAGGAGGAACAAATGAGTGA
- a CDS encoding putative magnesium chelatase: protein MSNRNFLYPFTGIVGQEKMKEALILNIINPALGGVLIRGEKGTAKSTLVRGLASLLAERDENHCEFHCDPEKPDEFCDECLKKYKAGEEIQIIQGKMKVINLPISATEDRVVGTLDIEHAIKNGEKKFEKGILAQSNRNILYVDEINLLDDHIVDVLLDSAAMGVNSIEREGISFSHPAKFILVGTMNPEEGDLRPQLLDRFGLVVDVAGEKETSKRVEVVKRRLEFEADSEKFIKKYEKDENELKEKIEKSKKILKNVKCSDEMYEIAAKISIALNVDGHRADISVIKTAITIAAYEGREDVAKEDMLRAAVLTLPHRMRKTPFEDGVLEESKLEKLIENL from the coding sequence ATGAGTAATAGAAATTTTCTCTATCCTTTTACAGGGATAGTAGGGCAAGAAAAAATGAAAGAAGCATTAATATTGAATATAATAAACCCAGCTTTGGGAGGGGTGCTTATAAGAGGAGAGAAGGGAACAGCAAAATCTACATTAGTTAGAGGTCTTGCCAGTCTTCTTGCAGAGAGGGATGAAAACCATTGTGAATTTCATTGCGACCCTGAGAAACCTGATGAGTTTTGTGATGAGTGCCTAAAAAAATATAAAGCAGGAGAAGAGATTCAGATAATTCAAGGTAAAATGAAAGTAATAAATCTTCCAATAAGTGCTACAGAAGACAGAGTCGTAGGAACATTGGATATTGAACATGCAATAAAAAATGGAGAAAAGAAATTTGAAAAGGGAATACTTGCTCAAAGTAATAGAAATATTCTCTATGTAGATGAAATAAATTTATTGGATGACCATATAGTTGATGTTTTATTGGATTCAGCAGCTATGGGAGTAAACAGTATAGAAAGAGAAGGGATATCATTCAGCCACCCAGCTAAATTTATATTGGTAGGGACAATGAATCCAGAAGAAGGAGATTTGAGACCTCAATTATTAGACAGGTTTGGACTGGTGGTAGATGTAGCAGGAGAAAAAGAAACAAGCAAAAGAGTAGAAGTAGTAAAGAGAAGGCTTGAATTTGAGGCAGACTCTGAAAAATTTATAAAAAAATATGAAAAAGACGAAAATGAATTAAAAGAAAAAATAGAAAAAAGTAAAAAAATATTAAAAAATGTTAAATGCAGTGATGAAATGTATGAAATTGCAGCTAAAATATCAATAGCTTTGAATGTTGATGGACATAGAGCAGATATAAGTGTTATAAAAACAGCTATAACAATAGCTGCATATGAAGGAAGAGAAGATGTAGCTAAGGAGGATATGTTGAGAGCAGCAGTATTGACATTGCCTCATAGAATGAGAAAAACTCCTTTTGAAGATGGTGTGTTGGAAGAAAGCAAATTAGAAAAGCTCATAGAAAACTTATAA
- a CDS encoding putative ABC transporter substrate-binding protein translates to MRKFKTIMSVLFLLSILSGCGGSKETAVSVEDKAEPVKNNIVTIANDVELSSMDTGVATDGTAFEAIAATIEGLYQQDAAGNIIPGMAIKEEVSEDGKTRIFTLRDAKWSNGQPVTANDFVFAWRRLADPKTASQYGYMVEVAGVKNAAAVQKGEKAASELGITAVDSKTLKIELDYPVPFFDQLVSFPVYYPINEEFYNKYKEQYALTPEAILANGPFKMTEWNQGANYTMVKNEQYYDADKVKIDGLNFQVVKDAQSAMVAFEQGTVDYVKLTGEMVEQYRNSPEFINTLGGYLWYLSPNQKVAGLENLNLRMALALSFDKEQIAEYLLKDGSIAANFAVPVKLAVGPDGKDFRETAPTYLNTNKEKAKEYFEKAKVELGKDKFSYELLFEDTEASKKVAEYLKSEIETNLVGMTINLKQQPKKARLQLMRNKTYDIGLTRWGPDYADPMTYLDLWITGGSSNYGNWSNEKYDKLIFDVSKGDLTGKPLERWEALKEAEKVCLDDAAIIPVYQTGSAVMINKNLTGFEFHSVGIPTIYKNIVRK, encoded by the coding sequence ATGAGAAAATTTAAAACGATTATGTCAGTATTGTTTTTACTGAGTATTCTTTCAGGATGTGGAGGAAGTAAAGAAACAGCTGTATCAGTAGAAGATAAGGCAGAACCAGTGAAAAATAATATTGTAACAATAGCAAATGATGTAGAACTTTCTTCGATGGATACAGGGGTAGCAACTGATGGAACTGCATTTGAAGCTATTGCAGCAACAATTGAAGGACTTTATCAACAGGATGCAGCAGGGAATATTATTCCAGGTATGGCTATAAAAGAAGAAGTAAGTGAAGATGGAAAAACACGTATTTTTACTCTTAGAGATGCGAAATGGAGTAATGGACAGCCAGTAACAGCAAATGATTTTGTATTTGCATGGAGACGTCTTGCTGATCCTAAAACAGCATCTCAATATGGATATATGGTAGAAGTTGCAGGAGTAAAAAATGCTGCTGCAGTACAAAAAGGAGAAAAAGCAGCTTCTGAACTTGGAATAACAGCAGTAGATAGTAAAACTTTAAAAATAGAATTGGATTATCCTGTTCCATTTTTTGATCAACTAGTATCATTTCCAGTATATTATCCAATTAATGAAGAATTTTATAATAAATATAAAGAACAATATGCACTTACTCCAGAGGCTATATTAGCTAATGGACCTTTTAAAATGACAGAATGGAATCAAGGTGCTAACTATACAATGGTAAAAAATGAGCAATACTATGATGCTGATAAAGTAAAAATAGATGGATTAAATTTTCAGGTAGTAAAAGATGCTCAATCAGCAATGGTTGCTTTTGAACAGGGAACTGTAGATTATGTAAAACTAACAGGAGAAATGGTAGAGCAATATAGAAATTCTCCTGAATTTATAAATACTTTGGGAGGATATTTATGGTATCTTTCACCTAATCAAAAAGTAGCAGGGCTTGAAAATCTTAATCTTCGTATGGCACTGGCACTTTCATTTGATAAGGAACAGATAGCAGAATATCTTTTAAAAGATGGATCAATAGCTGCAAACTTTGCAGTTCCAGTAAAATTAGCAGTAGGACCAGATGGAAAAGATTTTCGTGAAACTGCTCCAACATATTTAAATACAAATAAAGAGAAAGCAAAAGAATATTTTGAAAAAGCTAAAGTGGAACTTGGAAAAGATAAGTTTTCATATGAATTGTTATTTGAAGATACTGAAGCAAGTAAAAAAGTTGCAGAGTATCTGAAATCTGAAATAGAAACAAATCTTGTAGGAATGACTATCAATTTAAAACAACAGCCCAAAAAAGCTCGTTTGCAATTAATGAGAAACAAAACATATGATATAGGACTTACTCGTTGGGGACCAGACTATGCAGATCCAATGACTTATCTTGATTTATGGATTACAGGTGGATCATCCAACTATGGAAATTGGTCAAATGAAAAATATGATAAACTTATTTTTGATGTAAGTAAAGGTGATTTAACTGGTAAACCTTTAGAAAGATGGGAAGCATTAAAAGAAGCTGAAAAAGTTTGTTTAGATGATGCAGCAATTATTCCAGTATATCAAACAGGATCAGCTGTTATGATAAATAAAAATTTGACAGGATTTGAATTCCATTCAGTGGGAATACCTACAATTTATAAGAATATTGTAAGAAAATAA
- a CDS encoding putative ABC transporter ATP-binding protein: MERTPLLEVKNLKQYFKINKKFTVKAVDDISFNIYPGETYGLVGESGSGKSTTGRSIIRLYEPTDGEVNFKGVKISGKLSTNQLQHLRTKMQMIFQDPMACLNPRMKVIDIIAQGLDIHKLYKDEKEREEKVYHILELVGLSHEHAMRYPHQFSGGQRQRIGIARALIMNPELIIADEAISALDVSIQAQVVNLMKELQKKTGTAYLFIAHDLSMVKYISDRIGVLHLGHLVETGRTEEIFNNPIHPYTKSLLSAIPLPDPNVEKTRITMTYDYKNSGIDYTKGKQHHIEGEHYVLATDEELFQWNKKQ, from the coding sequence ATGGAAAGAACTCCTTTGCTTGAAGTAAAAAACTTGAAACAGTATTTTAAAATAAATAAAAAATTTACAGTAAAAGCTGTAGATGATATATCATTTAATATTTATCCAGGAGAAACATATGGATTAGTAGGTGAATCAGGTTCAGGAAAATCAACAACTGGGCGCTCTATTATCAGATTATATGAACCTACAGATGGAGAAGTTAATTTCAAAGGAGTAAAAATTTCTGGAAAATTATCAACAAATCAGCTGCAGCACCTGCGTACAAAAATGCAGATGATATTTCAGGATCCTATGGCTTGTTTGAATCCCAGAATGAAAGTAATAGATATTATTGCACAAGGATTGGATATTCATAAATTATATAAAGATGAAAAAGAACGAGAAGAAAAAGTATATCATATTCTAGAATTGGTAGGATTGTCTCATGAACATGCTATGAGATATCCGCATCAGTTTTCAGGAGGACAAAGGCAGCGTATAGGAATAGCTAGAGCTTTGATAATGAATCCTGAACTTATAATTGCAGATGAGGCTATATCAGCATTGGATGTATCAATACAGGCACAGGTTGTTAATTTGATGAAAGAGCTTCAAAAGAAAACTGGAACAGCATATTTGTTTATTGCTCATGATTTATCCATGGTAAAATATATTTCAGATAGAATAGGAGTGCTTCACTTAGGACATTTAGTGGAAACTGGGAGAACAGAAGAAATATTTAACAATCCTATTCATCCTTATACTAAAAGCCTTTTGTCAGCGATACCATTACCAGATCCTAATGTAGAAAAGACAAGGATTACAATGACTTATGATTATAAAAACAGCGGAATAGATTACACAAAAGGGAAACAGCATCATATAGAGGGAGAGCATTATGTATTGGCAACTGATGAAGAACTTTTCCAATGGAATAAAAAACAATAA
- a CDS encoding putative ABC transporter ATP-binding protein: MEKERVLSIRDLDICFRTSNGVVNAIRGVRLDLFKGETIAIVGESGSGKSVTVKAIMGILSSNGFINNGSIIFKYTNENGEKITRDIIKLTPKEMQKHICGKRIAMVFQDPMISLNPTMTIGKQIMEGMCYHYNISKKEAYRKAVELLEEVGITEPEKRMKNYPHQLSGGMRQRVVIAIALACDPDILICDEPTTALDVTIQAKILELIKEIQTKKNISVIYITHDLGVVAKVADYVAVMYAGKIIEKGSVEEIFYNPRHPYTWGLLSSMPDIETNDEVLYTIPGTPPNLLNKVPGDAFAVRNEYALNIDFRVEPPMFNIGGKHRVSSWLLHEKAPEVEMPASLKRRIEKMLKGGK; this comes from the coding sequence ATGGAAAAAGAGAGAGTATTATCAATTCGTGATTTAGATATTTGTTTTCGTACATCTAATGGAGTAGTAAATGCTATACGTGGTGTGCGTTTAGATTTATTTAAGGGGGAAACTATTGCAATAGTTGGAGAATCAGGGTCTGGAAAATCTGTAACTGTAAAAGCTATAATGGGTATTTTGAGCAGTAATGGATTTATTAATAATGGAAGTATAATATTTAAATATACAAATGAAAATGGAGAAAAAATAACAAGAGATATAATAAAACTGACACCAAAAGAGATGCAGAAACATATCTGTGGAAAAAGAATAGCGATGGTATTTCAAGATCCTATGATATCTTTAAATCCAACTATGACTATAGGAAAACAGATTATGGAGGGAATGTGCTATCACTATAATATTTCTAAGAAAGAAGCTTACAGGAAAGCAGTAGAACTGTTGGAAGAGGTAGGCATAACAGAACCTGAAAAACGTATGAAAAATTATCCGCATCAATTATCAGGAGGAATGCGTCAGCGTGTAGTTATAGCTATTGCTCTTGCTTGTGATCCAGATATATTGATATGTGATGAACCTACTACAGCATTAGATGTAACAATTCAAGCAAAAATATTAGAGCTAATAAAAGAAATACAAACTAAAAAGAATATTTCTGTAATATATATAACACATGATCTTGGAGTAGTAGCAAAAGTTGCAGACTATGTAGCTGTAATGTATGCTGGAAAGATAATAGAAAAGGGAAGTGTAGAAGAAATATTTTATAATCCTCGTCATCCATATACATGGGGGCTTTTATCATCTATGCCTGATATAGAAACTAATGACGAAGTATTGTATACAATTCCAGGAACACCACCAAATCTTTTAAATAAAGTACCAGGAGATGCTTTTGCAGTTCGTAATGAGTATGCTTTAAATATAGACTTTAGAGTGGAACCTCCAATGTTTAATATTGGTGGTAAACATCGTGTATCATCATGGCTTCTTCATGAAAAAGCACCTGAAGTAGAAATGCCAGCTTCTTTAAAACGTCGTATAGAGAAAATGCTGAAGGGAGGTAAATAA